In Cupriavidus basilensis, one genomic interval encodes:
- a CDS encoding outer membrane protein assembly factor BamD: MQLMSMKRASWRARIGAILLAGGCVMLSACGLLSDQPDETAGWSANKLYSEAKDALDSGDFTRAVKLYEKLEGRYPFGRFAQQAQIDTAYANYKDGETAAALASVDRFIQLHPNHPNVDYAYYLKGLINFNDNLGWLGRFSGQDLSERDPKAARAAYDAFNTLVTRFPDSKYTTDAAARMQYIVNSLAQHEVHAARYYYRRGAYLAAANRAQQALKDYDGAPANEEALYIMIRSYDSLGMKDLRDDTARVMEKNFPNSDYIKYGERRKDKKSWWEVF; the protein is encoded by the coding sequence ATGCAATTGATGAGCATGAAGCGCGCCAGCTGGCGCGCAAGAATTGGAGCGATTCTGCTCGCAGGCGGCTGCGTCATGCTATCGGCGTGCGGCCTGCTGTCGGATCAACCAGACGAAACTGCCGGCTGGTCGGCTAACAAATTATATTCGGAAGCCAAGGACGCACTAGATTCCGGCGACTTTACCCGAGCTGTGAAGCTGTACGAGAAGCTTGAGGGACGTTATCCCTTCGGCCGTTTCGCCCAGCAGGCACAGATCGATACCGCCTACGCCAACTACAAGGACGGCGAAACCGCCGCCGCGCTTGCCTCGGTCGACCGCTTCATCCAGTTGCATCCGAATCACCCGAACGTGGATTATGCCTATTACCTGAAGGGCCTGATCAACTTCAATGACAATTTGGGCTGGCTTGGCCGTTTTTCCGGCCAGGACCTGAGCGAGCGTGACCCCAAGGCCGCGCGCGCAGCTTATGACGCCTTCAACACGCTGGTCACGCGCTTCCCGGACAGCAAGTACACGACGGATGCTGCCGCGCGCATGCAATACATCGTGAACTCGCTGGCCCAGCACGAGGTCCATGCGGCACGTTACTACTACCGCCGTGGCGCCTACCTGGCCGCCGCAAACCGCGCCCAGCAGGCGCTCAAGGACTATGACGGCGCGCCGGCCAACGAGGAAGCGCTGTACATCATGATCCGCTCGTACGATTCGCTGGGCATGAAGGACTTGCGCGACGATACCGCCCGCGTGATGGAAAAGAACTTCCCCAACAGCGATTACATCAAGTACGGGGAACGCCGCAAGGACAAGAAGTCCTGGTGGGAAGTGTTCTGA
- a CDS encoding acetyl-CoA C-acetyltransferase yields the protein MTDIVIVSAARTAVGKFGGSLAKIPAPELGAIVIKAALERAGIKPEQVSEVIMGQVLTAGSGQNPARQAALKAGLPVMVPAMTINKVCGSGLKAVMLAANAIAAGDAEIVVAGGQENMSAAPHVLPGSRDGFRMGDAKLIDSMIVDGLWDVYNQYHMGVTAENVAKEYGITREAQDAFATGSQNKAEAAQKAGKFDEEIVPVPIPQRKGDPVLFATDEFVRHGVTQEALAGLKPAFDKAGSVTAANASGLNDGAAAVVVMSAAKAKELGLTPLATIRAYGTAGVDPKVMGMGPVPASKRCLSRAGWSVEELDLMEINEAFAAQALAVHKQMGWDTSKVNVNGGAIAIGHPIGASGCRILVTLLHEMKRRDAHKGLASLCIGGGMGVALAVERK from the coding sequence ATGACTGACATTGTCATCGTATCCGCTGCCCGTACCGCGGTGGGCAAGTTCGGCGGCTCGCTCGCCAAGATTCCCGCGCCCGAGCTGGGCGCCATCGTCATCAAGGCTGCGCTTGAGCGTGCCGGCATCAAGCCCGAGCAGGTCAGCGAAGTGATCATGGGCCAGGTGCTGACGGCCGGCTCCGGCCAGAACCCGGCGCGCCAGGCGGCGCTGAAGGCTGGCCTGCCCGTGATGGTGCCGGCCATGACCATCAACAAGGTCTGCGGCTCCGGCCTGAAAGCCGTGATGCTGGCCGCCAACGCGATTGCCGCGGGCGATGCCGAGATCGTGGTGGCCGGTGGCCAGGAAAACATGAGCGCCGCGCCGCACGTGCTGCCGGGCTCGCGCGATGGCTTCCGCATGGGCGACGCCAAGCTGATCGACAGCATGATCGTGGACGGCCTGTGGGACGTCTACAACCAGTACCACATGGGCGTCACCGCCGAGAACGTGGCCAAGGAATACGGCATCACGCGCGAAGCCCAGGACGCGTTCGCGACCGGTTCGCAGAACAAGGCAGAAGCCGCGCAGAAGGCCGGCAAGTTCGACGAGGAAATCGTGCCGGTGCCGATTCCCCAGCGCAAGGGCGACCCGGTGCTGTTCGCCACCGATGAGTTCGTGCGCCACGGCGTCACGCAGGAAGCGCTGGCTGGCCTCAAGCCAGCCTTCGACAAGGCCGGCTCCGTGACCGCCGCCAATGCCTCGGGCCTGAACGACGGCGCCGCCGCGGTGGTGGTCATGTCGGCAGCCAAGGCCAAGGAACTCGGCCTCACCCCGCTGGCCACGATCCGCGCCTACGGCACCGCCGGTGTCGATCCCAAGGTGATGGGCATGGGCCCGGTGCCCGCGTCCAAGCGCTGCCTGTCGCGCGCTGGCTGGAGCGTGGAAGAGCTCGACCTGATGGAAATCAACGAAGCCTTCGCTGCCCAGGCCCTGGCCGTGCACAAGCAGATGGGCTGGGATACGTCCAAGGTCAACGTCAACGGCGGCGCCATCGCGATCGGCCACCCGATCGGCGCGTCGGGCTGCCGCATCCTGGTCACGCTGCTGCATGAAATGAAGCGCCGCGACGCCCACAAGGGCCTGGCCTCGCTGTGCATCGGCGGCGGCATGGGTGTGGCGCTGGCTGTGGAACGCAAGTGA
- a CDS encoding 3-ketoacyl-ACP reductase: MTQRIAYVTGGMGGIGTAICQRLAKEGYKVVAGCGPNSPRREKWLEQQKALGFDFVASEGNVADWDSTKAAFDKVKAEVGEVDILINNAGITRDVVFRKMTRADWDAVIDTNLTSLFNVTKQVIDGMADRGFGRIVNISSVNGQKGQFGQTNYSTAKAGLHGFTMALAQEVATKGVTVNTVSPGYIATDMVKSIRQDVLDKIVGTIPVKRLGAPEEIASICAWLASEESGFATGADFSLNGGLHMG; encoded by the coding sequence ATGACTCAGCGCATTGCATACGTAACCGGTGGCATGGGTGGCATCGGAACGGCCATCTGCCAGCGTCTGGCCAAGGAAGGCTACAAGGTCGTGGCCGGTTGCGGCCCCAACTCGCCGCGCCGCGAAAAATGGCTCGAGCAGCAGAAGGCCCTGGGCTTCGATTTTGTCGCCTCGGAAGGCAATGTTGCCGACTGGGATTCGACCAAGGCCGCGTTCGACAAGGTCAAGGCCGAAGTGGGCGAGGTCGATATCCTGATCAACAACGCCGGCATCACGCGCGACGTGGTGTTCCGCAAGATGACGCGCGCCGACTGGGATGCCGTGATCGACACCAACCTGACCTCGCTGTTCAACGTGACCAAGCAGGTCATCGACGGCATGGCGGATCGTGGCTTTGGCCGCATCGTCAACATCTCGTCGGTCAACGGCCAGAAGGGCCAGTTCGGCCAGACCAACTACTCCACCGCCAAGGCTGGCCTGCACGGCTTCACCATGGCGTTGGCGCAGGAAGTGGCGACCAAGGGCGTGACCGTGAACACGGTGTCGCCGGGCTATATCGCTACCGATATGGTCAAGTCGATCCGCCAGGACGTCCTGGACAAGATCGTCGGCACGATTCCGGTCAAGCGCCTGGGCGCGCCGGAAGAAATTGCCTCGATCTGCGCGTGGCTGGCGTCCGAGGAGTCGGGTTTCGCGACGGGCGCGGATTTCTCGCTGAACGGCGGCTTGCACATGGGGTAA
- a CDS encoding ATP-dependent DNA helicase, whose product MPAATVTSDPSDRTATPDTPDTPDSLEAPAAGAAGPAGTAVSHAAQLATIFAETGTLATGIEGYRPRAAQEQMAAAVAGAIERADTVIVEAGTGTGKTFAYLVPAMLWGGKVILSTGTKNLQDQLFLRDIPTVRKALNVPVSVALLKGRANYLCHYHLERAEIQGRLASRQDAAWLREIARFAKVTSSGDKGELASVPENAPVWQLVTSTRDNCMGTECPSYKECFVMRARKEAQQADIVVVNHHLFFADVVLRDTGMAELLPAANTVIFDEAHQLPDTATLFFGESLSTSQLLELARDTVAEGLSHARDAADWVRIAAPLERAARDLRLAFTRDNSRLAVSQIEADPRIGKPFFETLDALETALSEFVTLLESQAERAESLEQCHRRAVELDQRLAAWRNDAKAVSPPAAAEGDEKAPASAAFGPETVRWVEVFSQTVQLHRTPLSIAPIFTRQREGHPRAWIFTSATLSVKGNFTHYAAQLGLDKDKSLTLPSPFDYATQGLLYVPRDLPAPQSPQFTDAVVQTALPLIEAAGGRAFLLCTTLRAVQRASDLLYEAFAERGLELPLLVQGQASRTELLDRFRELGNAVLVGSQSFWEGVDVRGEALSLVIIDKLPFAPPDDPVLAARMEVLQKKGLSPFAVHQLPHAVITLKQGAGRLIRSESDRGVLVICDTRLVEKPYGRQIWQSLPPFKRTREAETVVHFLESLRNGESAPAADDAAGQAAPD is encoded by the coding sequence CTGCCCGCCGCCACCGTAACGTCAGATCCGTCTGATCGCACCGCTACGCCCGACACGCCCGACACGCCTGACTCGCTCGAAGCACCGGCGGCCGGCGCTGCCGGGCCGGCCGGTACGGCGGTTTCGCACGCCGCCCAACTGGCCACCATCTTTGCCGAGACCGGGACCCTGGCCACCGGCATCGAAGGCTATCGCCCGCGCGCGGCGCAAGAGCAGATGGCCGCCGCCGTGGCAGGGGCGATCGAGCGCGCAGACACGGTCATCGTCGAGGCTGGCACGGGCACGGGCAAGACCTTTGCCTACCTGGTTCCGGCCATGCTTTGGGGCGGCAAGGTGATCCTCTCCACCGGCACCAAGAACCTGCAGGACCAGCTTTTCCTTCGCGATATTCCCACGGTGCGCAAAGCGCTCAATGTGCCGGTGTCGGTGGCGCTGCTCAAGGGGCGGGCCAACTACCTCTGCCATTACCACCTGGAGCGGGCCGAGATCCAGGGCCGCCTGGCTTCGCGCCAGGATGCCGCCTGGCTTCGCGAGATCGCCCGCTTTGCCAAAGTCACGTCGTCGGGCGACAAGGGCGAGCTGGCCTCGGTGCCGGAAAACGCGCCGGTCTGGCAGCTGGTCACCTCGACCCGCGACAACTGCATGGGCACGGAGTGCCCGAGCTACAAAGAGTGCTTTGTGATGCGGGCTCGCAAGGAAGCGCAGCAGGCGGACATCGTGGTGGTCAACCACCACCTGTTCTTTGCCGACGTGGTGCTGCGTGACACGGGCATGGCCGAGCTGCTGCCGGCTGCCAATACGGTGATCTTCGACGAAGCGCACCAGTTGCCCGATACGGCGACCCTGTTCTTCGGTGAAAGCCTGTCTACCAGCCAGCTGCTGGAGCTGGCGCGGGACACCGTGGCCGAGGGTCTCTCGCACGCGCGGGACGCCGCCGACTGGGTGCGGATCGCGGCCCCCCTGGAGCGTGCCGCGCGGGACCTGCGTCTGGCCTTCACTCGGGACAATTCCCGCCTGGCGGTGAGCCAGATCGAGGCGGACCCCCGCATCGGCAAGCCATTCTTCGAGACGCTGGACGCGCTCGAAACCGCGCTGTCGGAATTCGTGACCCTGCTGGAAAGCCAGGCCGAACGTGCCGAGTCCTTGGAGCAGTGCCATCGCCGCGCGGTGGAGCTCGACCAGCGCCTGGCCGCCTGGCGCAACGATGCCAAGGCGGTGTCACCGCCCGCCGCTGCAGAAGGCGATGAAAAAGCCCCGGCCAGCGCGGCCTTTGGTCCGGAAACCGTGCGCTGGGTCGAGGTGTTCTCCCAGACCGTGCAGTTGCACCGCACGCCCTTGTCGATCGCGCCGATCTTCACGCGCCAGCGCGAAGGGCACCCGCGCGCCTGGATCTTCACCTCGGCTACGCTATCCGTGAAGGGCAATTTCACGCACTACGCGGCCCAGCTTGGCCTGGACAAGGACAAGTCGCTGACGTTGCCCAGCCCGTTCGACTACGCCACCCAGGGCCTGCTTTATGTGCCGCGTGACCTGCCGGCACCGCAGTCGCCGCAGTTCACCGACGCCGTGGTGCAGACCGCGCTGCCGCTGATCGAGGCCGCCGGTGGCCGCGCTTTCCTGCTGTGCACCACGCTGCGGGCCGTGCAGCGTGCCTCCGACCTGCTTTACGAGGCCTTTGCCGAACGCGGCCTGGAGCTGCCCTTGCTGGTGCAGGGCCAGGCCAGCCGAACCGAATTGCTGGATCGCTTCCGCGAGCTTGGCAATGCGGTGCTGGTGGGCAGCCAGAGCTTCTGGGAAGGCGTCGACGTGCGCGGCGAGGCGCTCTCGCTGGTCATCATCGACAAGCTGCCGTTCGCCCCGCCCGACGACCCCGTGCTGGCGGCGCGCATGGAAGTGCTGCAAAAGAAGGGCCTGAGCCCGTTCGCCGTGCATCAGTTGCCGCATGCCGTGATCACGCTCAAGCAGGGCGCGGGGCGGCTGATCCGCTCGGAATCCGATCGTGGCGTGTTGGTGATCTGCGATACCAGGCTGGTGGAGAAACCCTATGGCCGCCAGATCTGGCAGAGCCTGCCGCCCTTCAAGCGCACGCGCGAGGCCGAGACGGTGGTCCACTTCCTGGAGTCGCTGCGCAATGGGGAAAGCGCGCCGGCGGCTGACGACGCCGCGGGGCAAGCCGCGCCCGATTGA
- the pgeF gene encoding peptidoglycan editing factor PgeF, with the protein MTTEAPWLVPDWPAPARVRALSTTRQGGVSEAPYGLADGSPGGLNLGTHVGDDAAAVAANRARLAARLPAAPGWLDQVHGCAIATEDQFAADGVVPQADASIATTAGRVCAVMTADCLPVLLCDRAGTVVGAAHAGWRGLCGGVIEATLARMRKQVGEPAQWLAWLGPAIGPDAFEVGAEVRQAFLAQARPDETAQVELAFRAGAGGKYFADIYALARIRLARAGCTAVYGGDACTVGDAQRFYSYRRDGVTGRMASLVWLAA; encoded by the coding sequence ATGACGACTGAGGCGCCCTGGCTGGTCCCCGACTGGCCGGCGCCGGCGCGGGTGCGCGCGTTGTCCACCACCCGCCAGGGTGGCGTCAGCGAGGCCCCCTACGGCCTGGCTGACGGCAGCCCGGGCGGGCTGAACCTTGGCACCCACGTGGGCGACGATGCCGCCGCGGTCGCGGCCAACCGCGCACGGCTGGCGGCGCGGCTGCCGGCCGCACCGGGCTGGCTGGATCAGGTGCATGGCTGCGCGATTGCCACCGAGGACCAGTTTGCCGCCGATGGCGTGGTTCCGCAGGCGGACGCCAGCATTGCCACCACCGCTGGCCGGGTCTGCGCCGTGATGACCGCTGACTGCCTGCCCGTGCTGCTGTGCGACCGTGCCGGCACGGTGGTTGGCGCCGCGCACGCCGGCTGGCGCGGGCTGTGCGGCGGCGTGATCGAGGCAACCCTGGCTCGCATGCGCAAGCAGGTTGGCGAGCCGGCGCAATGGCTGGCCTGGCTCGGGCCGGCCATCGGCCCGGATGCCTTCGAGGTTGGCGCCGAAGTCCGGCAGGCGTTCCTGGCCCAGGCGCGGCCTGACGAGACGGCGCAGGTGGAGCTTGCCTTTCGCGCCGGCGCGGGCGGCAAGTACTTCGCCGATATCTACGCGCTGGCCCGCATCCGCCTGGCCCGCGCCGGCTGCACCGCGGTGTACGGCGGCGATGCCTGCACCGTTGGCGATGCACAGCGCTTCTACTCCTACCGGCGCGACGGCGTCACTGGGCGCATGGCCAGCCTGGTCTGGCTGGCCGCCTGA
- a CDS encoding RluA family pseudouridine synthase → MTQPPASRIAPILARQLARFMLINCMGNVSRMKNSVKHYSPSPLSETAAKGIEQQAADSTDILNEVEDLEDLTDVAALGGLEAGAEASPIELEMQPVEIEVDGASHGERLDKLLARHLSGFSRSRLQQWIENGAVLVDGEVRRSKSSVQMGERVVVRPQAAAESRAFVAEDVPLNVVYEDATLLVIDKPAGLVVHPAAGNWGGTVLNGLLHRYPEAASLPRAGIVHRLDKETSGLMVVARTLTAQTDLVRQLQARTVKRSYLALVWGVTPESGTIDAPIGRDPRERIRMAIVLTNSGKPSRTHFRTLGTVPLGRGHVSMVMCQLETGRTHQIRVHFESIGHPMVGDPVYHRAATQRGQRPAIKAPLPVPLARQALHAFRLGLVHPATGKLVSWEAQPPDDLQALIEALDFDRAGDEDEDDGWTEGEDGAWEYGDDD, encoded by the coding sequence ATGACGCAGCCGCCTGCGAGCAGAATCGCTCCAATTCTTGCGCGCCAGCTGGCGCGCTTCATGCTCATCAATTGCATGGGCAACGTATCCCGGATGAAAAATAGCGTCAAGCATTATAGCCCAAGCCCCTTGTCGGAAACCGCCGCCAAGGGCATCGAGCAGCAAGCTGCCGATTCAACCGACATCTTGAACGAGGTGGAGGACCTGGAAGACCTGACCGATGTGGCCGCGCTAGGCGGCCTGGAGGCAGGAGCGGAGGCATCTCCAATCGAATTGGAGATGCAGCCGGTAGAGATCGAAGTCGATGGGGCGTCACACGGCGAACGCCTCGACAAGTTGCTGGCACGCCACCTCAGCGGCTTCTCGCGCAGCCGCCTGCAGCAATGGATCGAGAACGGGGCGGTGCTGGTCGACGGCGAGGTGCGCCGCTCCAAGTCCTCCGTGCAGATGGGCGAGCGCGTCGTGGTTCGTCCGCAGGCGGCGGCAGAATCGCGCGCCTTCGTGGCCGAAGACGTGCCGCTCAACGTCGTGTACGAGGACGCCACGCTGCTGGTCATCGACAAGCCCGCCGGCCTGGTGGTGCATCCTGCCGCCGGCAACTGGGGCGGCACGGTGCTAAACGGCCTGCTGCACCGCTACCCGGAGGCTGCAAGCCTGCCGCGCGCGGGCATCGTCCACCGGCTCGACAAGGAAACATCGGGGCTGATGGTGGTGGCCCGCACGCTGACCGCCCAGACTGACCTGGTGCGCCAGCTGCAGGCGCGTACCGTCAAGCGCAGCTACCTGGCGCTGGTGTGGGGCGTGACGCCCGAGTCCGGCACCATCGATGCGCCGATCGGCCGTGATCCGCGCGAGCGCATCCGCATGGCGATCGTGCTCACCAACAGCGGCAAGCCCTCGCGCACCCATTTCCGCACCCTTGGCACGGTGCCGCTCGGGCGCGGCCACGTGTCCATGGTGATGTGCCAGCTCGAAACCGGTCGCACCCACCAGATTCGCGTCCACTTCGAGTCGATCGGCCATCCGATGGTGGGCGATCCGGTCTATCACCGCGCCGCCACCCAGCGCGGCCAACGTCCGGCCATCAAGGCACCGCTGCCGGTGCCGCTGGCGCGCCAGGCGCTCCACGCCTTCCGGCTTGGGCTGGTGCACCCGGCCACCGGCAAGCTCGTATCCTGGGAAGCGCAGCCGCCCGATGACTTGCAGGCGCTGATTGAAGCGCTCGACTTTGACCGTGCCGGCGACGAAGACGAGGACGACGGCTGGACGGAAGGCGAGGACGGTGCATGGGAATACGGCGATGACGACTGA
- the phaR gene encoding polyhydroxyalkanoate synthesis repressor PhaR, producing the protein MATTKKGAERLIKKYPNRRLYDTQTSTYITLADVKQLVMDTEDFKVIDAKSGDELTRSILLQIILEEETGGVPMFSSSMLSQIIRYYGHAMQGMMGTYLEKNIQAFIDIQSKLAENSKGLYSGEPFSPDMWSQFMNMQGPMMQGMMSNYIEQSKNLFVQMQEQMQSQAKNMFGTFPFNQPDKK; encoded by the coding sequence ATGGCTACCACCAAGAAAGGCGCAGAGCGACTGATCAAGAAGTATCCAAACCGCCGGCTCTACGACACGCAGACCAGCACCTACATCACGCTAGCCGACGTCAAGCAGCTCGTGATGGATACCGAAGACTTCAAGGTGATCGACGCCAAGTCCGGCGACGAGCTCACGCGCAGCATCCTCCTGCAGATCATTCTCGAAGAAGAGACGGGCGGCGTGCCGATGTTCTCAAGCTCCATGCTGTCGCAGATCATCCGCTACTACGGCCATGCGATGCAGGGCATGATGGGCACCTACCTGGAAAAGAACATCCAGGCCTTCATTGACATCCAGAGCAAGCTGGCCGAGAACTCCAAGGGCCTGTACTCGGGCGAGCCGTTCAGCCCCGACATGTGGTCCCAGTTCATGAACATGCAGGGCCCGATGATGCAAGGGATGATGAGCAACTACATCGAGCAGAGCAAGAACCTGTTCGTGCAGATGCAGGAGCAGATGCAAAGCCAGGCCAAGAACATGTTTGGCACGTTCCCGTTCAATCAGCCGGACAAGAAGTAA
- the phaC gene encoding class I poly(R)-hydroxyalkanoic acid synthase, with protein sequence MATGKGAAASTKEDKSQPFSFASGPFDPATWLEWSRQAQANGATTQQGMPGMPFIPGFEALKGSAMAGVKIAPDQLADIQQRYMKDFTALWQSMAEGGANPATALADRRFSGDAWRSSAAFHYAAAFYLINARAMNELAGAVEADAKTRQRIRFAISQWVDAMSPANFLATNPEAQKKLIDSGGESLRAGVRNMLDDLGRGKISQTDESAFEVGRNVAVTEGAVVYENAYFQLLQYKPVTDKVFARPLLLVPPCINKYYILDLQPQTSLVNYMVEQGHTVYMVSWRNPDASMAELSWDDYIEHAAIRAIEVTREISGQDQINVLGFCVGGTIVSTALAVLAKRGERPAASLTLLTTLLDFADTGVLDVFVDEAHVKLRETTLGGAAGTPCALLRGVELANTFSFLRPNDLVWNYVVDNYLKGNTPVPFDLLFWNGDATNLPGPWYCWYLRHTYLQNELKVPGKLTVCNAPVDLGSIDVPTYIYGSREDHIVPWMSAYASTALLKNKLRFVLGASGHIAGVINPPAKKKRSHWTNDKLPASAQEWFDGATEHAGSWWPDWAAWLAKHAGARKAAPTDYGNKDYRAIEPAPGRYVKAKA encoded by the coding sequence ATGGCAACCGGCAAAGGTGCGGCAGCTTCCACCAAGGAAGACAAGTCCCAACCGTTTTCATTTGCTTCGGGGCCATTTGATCCAGCGACATGGCTGGAATGGTCCCGTCAGGCACAGGCTAACGGTGCGACGACCCAGCAGGGCATGCCTGGCATGCCATTTATCCCCGGTTTCGAGGCATTGAAGGGTTCCGCCATGGCGGGCGTGAAAATCGCGCCCGATCAACTGGCCGACATCCAGCAACGCTACATGAAGGACTTCACCGCGCTCTGGCAAAGCATGGCCGAGGGCGGCGCCAATCCCGCCACGGCCCTGGCCGATCGCCGCTTTTCCGGCGATGCCTGGCGCAGCAGCGCGGCGTTTCACTACGCCGCCGCTTTCTACCTGATCAATGCGCGCGCCATGAATGAGCTGGCGGGCGCGGTCGAAGCCGATGCCAAGACCCGCCAGCGCATCCGTTTTGCGATCTCGCAATGGGTCGACGCCATGTCGCCGGCCAATTTCCTCGCCACCAACCCGGAAGCGCAGAAAAAGCTGATCGACTCCGGCGGCGAATCGCTGCGGGCCGGTGTGCGCAACATGCTCGACGACCTTGGCCGCGGCAAGATCTCGCAGACCGACGAATCCGCCTTCGAAGTCGGCCGCAACGTGGCCGTGACCGAAGGCGCGGTGGTCTACGAGAACGCCTACTTCCAGTTGCTGCAGTACAAGCCCGTCACCGACAAGGTGTTTGCGCGCCCGTTGCTGCTGGTGCCGCCTTGCATCAACAAGTACTACATCCTCGACCTGCAGCCGCAGACCTCGCTGGTGAACTACATGGTGGAGCAGGGCCACACCGTCTACATGGTTTCCTGGCGCAATCCGGATGCCTCGATGGCCGAGCTCAGCTGGGATGACTACATCGAGCATGCCGCCATCCGCGCCATCGAAGTCACGCGCGAGATCAGTGGCCAGGACCAGATCAACGTGCTGGGCTTCTGCGTGGGCGGCACCATCGTCTCCACCGCGCTGGCGGTGCTGGCCAAGCGCGGCGAGCGTCCCGCCGCCAGTTTGACGCTGCTGACCACGCTGCTCGATTTTGCCGATACCGGCGTGCTCGATGTGTTCGTCGACGAAGCCCACGTCAAGCTGCGCGAAACCACCCTGGGTGGTGCGGCGGGCACGCCCTGCGCGCTGCTGCGTGGCGTGGAACTGGCCAACACGTTCTCCTTCCTGCGTCCCAATGACCTGGTCTGGAACTATGTCGTCGACAACTACCTGAAGGGCAATACGCCGGTCCCGTTCGACCTGCTGTTCTGGAACGGCGACGCCACCAACCTGCCGGGCCCCTGGTATTGCTGGTATCTGCGCCATACCTACCTGCAGAATGAGCTCAAGGTGCCGGGCAAGCTGACCGTGTGCAACGCGCCGGTGGACCTGGGCAGCATCGACGTGCCAACTTACATCTACGGCTCGCGTGAAGACCACATCGTGCCCTGGATGTCGGCCTACGCCTCTACCGCGTTGCTCAAGAACAAGCTGCGTTTCGTGCTGGGCGCGTCGGGCCATATCGCCGGCGTGATCAACCCGCCGGCCAAGAAGAAGCGCAGCCACTGGACCAACGACAAGCTCCCGGCTTCGGCGCAGGAGTGGTTCGATGGCGCCACCGAGCATGCCGGCAGCTGGTGGCCGGACTGGGCGGCCTGGCTGGCCAAGCACGCCGGCGCGCGCAAGGCGGCCCCCACCGACTACGGCAATAAGGACTACCGCGCGATCGAGCCGGCACCGGGCCGCTACGTCAAGGCGAAGGCATAG